TTCTTATTTTATTGTTCATTAAAGATTACCTTTTTTTAATTCGCTTACAGCATAGTCAGCCGCTCTGGCTGTTAATGCCATAAAAGTCAGCGAAGGATTTTGACAAGCAATAGATGGCATACAAGAACCATCCGTTACAAATACATTTTTCACTTCGTGCATCTGGTTCCATTTATTTAGTACTGAAGTTTTAGGATCATTTCCCATACGGGCTGTACCCTGCTCATGGATTGCCATACCTGGAGTTGAACCCGCATCATAAGTCTGTACGTTCTTGATTCCTGCTGCTTCAAGCATTTCTGCTGCATCATTCATCATGTCAATACGCATTTTCTCTTCATTACCTTTAAACTCGCAGTCGATAGCCAGTACCGGCATTCCCCACTTATCTTTTTTCGTTTTATCGATATAAACTCTGTTTTCATGATAAGGAAGAGCCTCTCCGAAACCACCCAGACCCATTTTCCATACACCCGGTTGTGTCATCAGATCTTTAAAGTCGCCGCCAAAAGCAAGTTCAGCAACATCCTTGTGCCATCCTGAGCGGCTGGCACCACCCTGATAACCAAATCCGCGCAGATAATCACGCTTGTCACCACCCATATTCTGATAACGCGGAATATATATACCGTTAGCTCTGCGGCCATAAGTATATTTATCTTCAAAACCTTCAGCATCTCCCGAAGCACCGCAACGGAAATGGTGATCCATTAAATTATGTCCCAGTTCTCCGCTTCCATTACCTAAACCATTAGGATGTTCAGCAGAAGTAGAATTCAGTAATAAGAAAGTACTTCCCAAGGTAGAACCGTTTACAAAAACAATTTTTGCAAAATATTCAATGTGTTCCTTTGTTTCCGAATCGATAATAACCACACCAGTTGCTTTCTGGGTTTCTTTGTCATAAACAATATGATCAACCAGAGAGAAAGGACGTAAAGTAAGATTTCCTGTGGCAACAGCAGCCGGAAGAGTAGAAGACTGTGTACTGAAATATGCACCAAAAGGACAGCCTCTGCTGCATCTGTCACGATATTGACAACTGCCTCTTCCTCCGTGAGGAACAGTAAGATTGGCTGTACGGCCAATAGTCATGATGCGTGATTTATTCCATTTTTCTTCAATTCTTTTTTTGACATCTTTCTCCACACAGTTCATTTCCATTGGTGGCAGGAAATGCCCGTCAGGTAAAGCCGGCCAGTTTTCTACCTGACCACTGATGCCTGCAAATTTTTCCACATGATCATACCACGGGCTTAAGTCTTTATATCTGATAGGCCAGTCAATACCGTGACCATCTTTTTTGTTGTCTTCAAAATTCAGATCGCTGAAACGGTAACTCTGTCTGCCCCACATCAGTGATTTTCCACCTACATGAAAACCGCGATACCAGTCAAAACGTTTGACCTCAGTATAAGGGCATTCGTGGTCATTAACCCAAAAACTCTCGTTAAATTCCTGATAAGGATAATCACGTTTTTGTACCGGATGAGCATCTTTTTGTGCTTCAGTTAATTTGCCGCGATGTTCAAATTCCCACGGTTTTTTCATGGCCGTAGTATAATCTTTGATATGTTCTATATTTCTGCCACGTTCAAGAAGCAGAACTTTAAGTCCTTTTTCAGTCAGTTCTTTTGCTGCCCATCCACCACTTATTCCCGATCCGACTACTATCGCATCATATGTATTTTGTGCGTTTGCTTTTGTATTTAAATTCATCTCTTTTAGTAAATAGGTTAGGCGTACACTTTTTGTCCTGGTTTTAAATCAATACAGCCATCATAGCGGCCGGGAACATCAACATATTGTAATGCCTGTGTTGCACCGATTTCTGAAGTGAAATAACCCAGCATGGTTAAGTCTCTTGCTATTGCAAAAAAGTATGATGGGCCCTGCGGTCCATATTTGGCAGCCTTAACCGTATTCGTCAGTGCTTTGCTTTTAGCTTTCTCAGCAGCAGCATTTTTTTCGCCATCAGCTTTCTGTGCAGCCACAGTTTCATCTCTTACTTTTCCAAGTAACTGTTCGCGCTCTTTTACAGAGATTTTAAGGAATGAATTATTGTATTCTTTTTTAGAACGGGCTTCCAGATCCTCAAGACCTTTGACGAATACGTCCTGAGCCTCTTTAGGATAACAATCCCTGACCATCATTGAAATCCATGGTCCAACTCCGGCAGCTTTTGCACCCGGTGTTTTTGTTGTTGGAATAATGATGTCTGCTATTTCCGTAATCATTTGATCCTGATCTGCTGAAAATAGTCCCGATCCGTTCTTGGCCGAAGGAGTGTTACAGCTGTCAAGAAATACTCCGATTGTAGTAGCAGATAATGCGCCTCCCATTAAAAAGGCAATGTTTCTGACTGCTTCTCTTCTTTCCATACTTAATATTTGGTTATTTAAGGTGTTGTTTGTACACTATCAACTCTTAAAAATAGAAAAAAAATATGCTTAACGAACAAAAAAATGATATTTAATTCTTACTTATCTTGCTTTTGTTACACCCTGTATTCATTCTAAATAAGGATTTAGCAAAAGAACAACCCGGCAAGGATCTAAAAACATTTTTTAACAGGTTTCGTGCAATTTTTTACCTTTGCCAAAATCGAACGACCAATGACTGAAAAAATACTAGTATTAGGCTCTAACGGGCAGATAGGAACTGAACTGGTTACTGCGCTGCGTAAAACTTATGGTGAAGATAACGTAGTTGCCTGTGATATCCGACGTCCTGATTATGACATTAAGAATTCAGGACCTTTTGAATTTGTTAATGTTTTAGAGAAGGATACATTAAATACCATTTTTAATAAATACAAACCTACTCAGGTTTATTTACTGGCAGCCTTATTATCAGCCACTGGTGAGCAGAATCCAAAACTTGCCTGGGATCTGAATATGAATGGTTTGTTAAATATTCTTGACCTGGCAATTGTCTATAAAACGGCAAAAGTTTACTGGCCAAGTTCTATTGCAGTGTTCGGACCTAATTCTCCGAAGGATCAAACGTCCCAATATTGCGTGATGGATCCAAATACCGTTTATGGAATCAGTAAATTAGCAGGAGAAAGATGGTGTGAATACTATTTTCAGAAATATGGTCTTGATGTAAGAAGTATCCGTTATCCGGGATTAATCAGCTGGAAAGCTGCGCCGGGTGGTGGAACAACTGATTATGCTATACATATTTTCCATGATGCATTGAAGAAAGCAAGTTATGCTTCTTTCCTTTCTGCAGAAACGGAATTGCCAATGATGTATATGGATGATGCAATTCGCGGAACAATAGAATTAATGGATGCTCCTGCAGACCGTATTTCTATCCGTTCAAGTTATAATTTTGCTGGTGTAAGTTTCACGCCGGAAATTTTGGCAGCTGAAATCAGGAAGCACATTCCGGAATTTACATTAACTTACACTGCTAATGATCCCCGTCAGGAGATCGCTGCAAGCTGGCCACGTTCAATGGATGATCAGGTTGCGAAATTAGACTGGGGCTGGAAACCAGAATTTGATCTGTCAAGAATAACGACAGATATGTTAAATAATTTAAAAAAAATAGGGTAAACCTCTATAATTGATACCATGGGAAGAGCATTTGAGTTCAGAAAAGAAAGAAAATTTAAACGTTGGGCTAAAATGGCCGTACAGTTCACCCGTATAGGGAAAGAGATTGTAATGGCCGTAAAAGACGGAGGCCCTAATCCTGAAACGAATTCGCGTTTACGTACGGCGATTCAAAACTCCAAAGCGGTAAATATGCCGAAAGACAGAGTTGACGCTGCAATTAAACGGGCATCTAATAAGGATGAAAATGGTTATGAGGAGCATGTTTATGAAGGATATGCACTTCATGGCGTAGCTGTACTAATCGAAACAGCTACGGATAATACAAACAGAACTGTAGCTAACGTACGGAGTTATTTTAGCAAAACCGGTGGCTCTTTAGGAAAAACAGGTTCTCTGGATTTCATCTTTAACCGCAAATCTATTTTCAGATTTGTACCAGGAGAAAAAGATATGGAAGAACTGGAGTTTGAACTAATTGATGCTGGTCTGGAAGAATTATACCTGGAGTCTGATGAAGAAGGTAACGATATCGCAGTTGTTCAGACAGCGTTTGAGGACTTTGGTAAAATGCAGAAAGCACTGGAAGATTTAGGCTTTGAAATGAAAAGTGCAAAACTGGAAAGAATTGCTTTGTCTACTACACCTATTTCTGAAGAACAGGCTGCTGATGTGTTGAAGCTGATTGATAAGCTGGAAGAGGATGATGATGTGCAGGCGGTTTATCATAACATGGCAGAGTAGAGGGGTATCCGCTAAACTATAAAAAAAGTCGTGAGGTTTTTCTTCTGACGTTCGCGAAAAGCGAACAATGTCAGAAGAAAAACCTCACGACTTTTTTTATACAGGTAGTAATCGGATATGGGGGGAGAATTTGGAAGGTGCGTTAAGACAGAACGGTTAGCGGATGTGTTAAAATGATGGATAGACGATCTGGATCCATGAGAGATTTAGAGAGAGCGTTAAATCAGAAAAAATGTTGAAATGATCAGACAGGAGGATTATCAGGAACTTTTTTGAAATTTATAAAAGTTGGATAAACGGTTGTTCCATCCGGATTAAAGATAAAAGGGGTCATAATCAATAAAAATTCAGGAGTATCTTGTAGAAAAACCATATCACCAGCCTTAACCCGGTGTGGTAAATAACCATAAGTCGGAATGTTATAACTTGCTGAATCTGCAGGTTGGTATAGATTTTTACGGGATACAAAGAAGTCTGTATATTCAGCATCAACAGTACCAATGTCCCTCAATGGAGTTGGGTTTGATGGTGAAATAACTTTGTTGTTAATAAAATCCAGTCTTTGCACAATAGCAGCATTATCAAATCCCAGTATACACTTGGCCTTACTTGTGTTCTGGGTGTCTCTTATACCTTTTTCGTGAATTATATTATTTTGAATAATTACATCATTGCCATTTATTTCAGTAGATCCTGATTGTTTTATTCTTATGATGCTTTCTGTATGGTTTAGGTCAGTGTTTAATGAACATGGGCCATAAAAGGTATTCCCATTGATAATGGCATTATCCCGCACCTCAATTAAATGAGATATGGAATTATGAAAAGTATTAAATGAAATCTCGCTTGTAACATTTCCGCCTAAAACAATACCATTTTTGATATTTAGAAATGTATTGAATTTTAGCTGATTACTTTTGCTTTCCAGATATATCACCAGGCCAGCTTTATTCGCAGAGTTAACACAATTGAAAATATTATTTTCAATAATAATGGCCTTACAGACATTAGTACTTCCAAGTGACGCTAAATTATTACCAGACTGATCATCACTAACAAATGTATTTCCTTTAAAAATAATGCTATAGGTGATATAAATATCCAGATTATCAGTGCCGGGATCTTCATTAATCTGAAAATGTACAGCAGTAATAGTATTATTTAAGAATAATAAATCTGTCCCGCCTCTGATTGTTGCTCCTCTTTTATCAGTTTGATTTACACCGTTATCAAAATTACATGACTCCCATGTAATGTTTTTCGGATTATGTCCTGTCGCCAGATGATGATAACCTTTTCCTGCACCAGTATCGTCCCCGGTAAAAATGCAGTTTAAAGCTTTCACGTTACTGATACTATTCCCCCAGATCTGGAGCCCGGCAGCTGCATTGTTTTTGAAATAACATCTGTCAAAAAGAACATTGTCAACGAGATTATCTACAGAATAAGGTTCAATATCAACACCACATTCCGGACCTTTACCCCTTGTGTTGGTAAACTGACAGGCAAAGAAGGTGAGGTCGGTTCCTCCTTCTATACTTAAGCCCTGACGTCTGTTGTTATTTGAAATACATTTGTTAAAATAAATGTGTTTATTTATCGTAATACCTTTATCACCGGTGGTTACCTGTAAATTAAAGCCATCTCCCCAGCAATCTGATGCTTTCAGATTTTCCACATAAACATTTTCACAACCACTAATAGCTAATCCATAACCCCATTCCCCATTATTTTTCCCGGTATAGTATCTGTCACCGATGATATGGCCACCTTTAATCGTAACATTCTTTTTTTCGTGGATTCTGATTACGTTGGATGCTTGTTTGAGTGTGCCAACTGCTTTTAAGTAACATTCTTCATCCAATAAAAGTGTACTGTTGTCATTTAAATAAATACCGCCTTTATCTATTAAAAAACCTGAAGCATGATCATCATAGAATTCAAAATCTGCTCTAATTAAGAAGGTGCCTTTGGGGATTCTGACTGATACATTGTCTGCAGCAAAATTGATAGCATTTTGTATAGATACAGTGTCATCAGTATTTCCATCTCCTTTGGCTCCAAACCAGGTTACTGAAATTTCTGATTCAAAAACTCTTTTAAGACGCCTGCCATTTTGTGAAACCAAAACTGTAGCAGTATTATCTGCAGAAGTCGTATCGGCAGGATCATAATACCAGATCCCTTCATGTCCCTTGTTAGTTACATAAAACTGGTCTGATAAAGTTGTTGTGCTATTGATAGCTCTTAATTCTGCTATTGTTGCTGATTGTAAAGGCGCGAAATTATCCATGTTCTTTGTTTAAATCTATAAATACTATAACGTGTTAATTTATATTTAAACATGCAGATAAATCAGAATAGTCTCTGTCGGTCTGCTGATATCAGCGTATGAGGATTAATATCAATAGATCAGCAGAGACTATTTCTCCATTTTAAGAATTACTTCTGATGACTAAATAACCATGAAAGAAGCTTAGGCTCTGCAAATGCATCATCCCAGCTGTTATGATTCGCGTCAGGGTAAAGCGTAAACTTCACTTCCTTACCAATAATTTTTAACTGGTTAGCTATTGCAGTAGATCCTTCAGCGGGTACCACATCATCTTTACCGCCATGGAAAATCCAGAGTGGAACGTGCTTGTATTTGTCTACGTTGGCAATATTATCACCACCGCAGATAGCAAAGGCAGCTGCGAAAGTTTTTGGTTTGCGTCTTAACAGCTCAAAAGTTCCCATACCACCCATCGACAGACCACCGACATAAACTTGTTTGTGATTGATATAAGGCTTATCAAGGATGTTATCAATCATACCCAGTAATGCTTTCATCGAAGTAGTAGGTTTTCCGCCTTTTTGATAATCAAAAGTTCTCTTCCCGGCAGAATCAACAGTCATCTTTACATTAGCCCAGAAGCTCTCTTCCGGACACTGAGGAAAAATGATAATTGCAGGGTATTGCTGACGAAAATCGTTTTTTAGAAATAGTGCACCTCCATGGAGTAACTGTTTGACATTATCTTTTCCGCTCTCACCACGCCCATGCAGAAAAAACAGAACCGGGTATTTTTGTTTAGGATCGAAATGTTCAGGGAAAAGAATACGGTAAGAGATACTGTCTTTGCCGTCAATAAAACTGCCCTTATCATACTTTTTGAAATCCTGAGCCTTTGTTTGTAAGGTGAACAGGAGAGAAAAACAGAGAATTAATTTGAAATGCTTCATGTTACTAAATTAAAAAAACCCGCTCGGATATGAGCGGGTTTTCATGAATTAATGTTGAGTTGAAATCACTATGTGTAAATTCTTATTAATAACCAGGACTCTGTACTAATTTACCCTGACTTCTGTCAATCTGATCTTGCGGTAAAGGGAAATACTCATCACGTGGTTTTAAAGTAATGTTTTTAAGGTAGTCGAAGTATCCGCCTTCAAATTTGAAATAACTTTCCAGCGTTGTTTTAGCAATTCCCCAGCGTACCAGGTCAAAAAATCTATGACCTTCAAGCGCTAATTCCAGTCTGCGCTCAAAACGAACAGCATTTCTGGCGTAATCAGCACTTGGGAAAGAAGTATAAAGACCAACTTTGTAGGCCGCTGCTGCTGCTCCGTTGATAGTTTGCGGAGTTATTTTTGCCGCACGCTGTCTTACTGCGTTTACCAATGTTAAAGCTGTTCCTAGATCACCTGTCTCAACTGCACATTCTGCAGCCATCAGATAGATATCTCCCAGACGGATCAGGTTAACATTTAAGCCGGTTACATTCGTACTTCCCGGAGCAGTTCCACTACTCATCTGAGCTACTTCAATCGTATTTTTAACAGCAAGGAATGGTCCGCCATTACTTGCGTCACGAATCCAGTCATCACCTGGCATTAAGCCCCAGTCACGGAACGGAATGCCTCTTCTGCCTAAAGTAGATTCAATCCTTGGATCTAAAGCCAACGTTTTATCTACGGCGTAGGTTTTCTTCTGATCTGCTGTTAAGCCTAAATCAGAAGTGTATGGATTTGTACGGTAACTGCCATCTAATAATGGTAAGCCCGAAGCATCAACCTTGAATGAATTAGCTAAGTCAATGGTAGGCTGGAAGAAACCACAGCAATTGATTGGGGCACTACCGTAAGGGAAATTCAGCATATCCCCAACATTTCCATTATCACCACCTGTACCATCTGTTCCAACAGAGTGCTCTACGGTAACAATTGATTCCGGACCATCTTCTTTGGTAATATCAAAGTTATCTGAATAAGGTAAATTGATCAGACTTGGTTTTGCTGCAATTACAGCATTTAACAAAGCATAAGCTTCAGGATATTTTTTCTGATATAAAAATACCTTTCCAAGATAGGCTTGTGCTGCATATTTATCCATACGGCCTTTCTGGCCTTTTGGTTTGGTTGTACTCAGATTTGCTACTGCAAACTGAAGATCATCAACAATGTTTGGATAAATATCTTTATCATTTGGAACAATTGCCCCGTTGGTAGCTTCCGTAACATAAGGCACAGCCTTGAAAACTCTGACTAAAAAGAAATAATAATGGGCACGAAGCAATCTCGCTTCACCCTGAATTTCTTTTGCACGGGCATCATCAAATTTTGCAGTACCCTGTCCGGCTTGCAGCGCAGTTAGAATTTTCAGGGTATTGTTACAACGCTGAATTCCTTCGAAACATCTGTCCCATAAATTTGACAGGTTATCATTGGTGCTGGTAGGAGCATGACGTTCTATGGCATTCATATTAGGCTGATCCCCATTACTACTGCCTTTATGGGCATTATCTGAAGCCACTTCACCAAATAACCACTGGCTTGGTGCAGCACCATAATTACCCCATGTGCCATTTACGTTGCCATTAAGTAAACCATAAGCCCCGACAAGCAATCCTTCAACACCATCTTGTGTTGTCAATTGCTTATCTGTCAGCTCACCCTGTGGCTGAACCGTTAGGAATTCCTTTTTGCAGGAAAGTATACTGCAAATTAAAAAGGATAGGAAAATATATTTTAAGTGTTTCATCTTTGTCTCTTTTAATTAAAATCCAACATTTATACCAATAAGGAATTGACGTGGTGAAGGATAAACTCCTTTGTCAACGCCAAGTGCTGAGAACGTATCGGCTGGTGGGCTTGCACCTCCAACTGAAACAGAGGCATCTCTTGTCTGACTTACTTCCGGATCAAGGCCTGTGTATTTAGTAATGGTGAAAAGGTTGGTAGCACTTACATACACTCTTAGTTTGCTGATACCTGATTTCGGACCAAATGCCTTAGCTGTTGGAATAGAATAACCTATCTGTATATTCTTCAATCTGAAGAAGCTGCCTTTCTGAACATAGTAGCTCGAAGAAGCATATTCCAGATCAGATGCTCCTGTATAAGCTGAAGGGATCTGGCTTGAAGTATTGGTTGGGCTCCATGCATTCAACAATCTTGTGCTTTTGGCACCATCAAATGATGGGAAGTCAGTGAAGTAACGTGTTGCTTCAAAAAGATCATTACCCTGAACTCCATAGAAGAAAGTTGCAATATCCCAGTTTTTATAAGAAGCATTTAAATTGATACCGTAAGTGAAATCCGGATTTGGATTTCCGATAACGGTACGATCTTTAGGATCAATTACCCCATCCCCGTTGATATCAGCATAACGTAAACCACCAACTCTCGCTCCTGTATAGGATGGATTGTTTGCAATATCCGCTGCGCTCTGATAAATTCCAACCGTTTTGTATCCGTAGAATGAACCAAATGGTGAGCCTTCCTGTAAAACACTGGTCTGTAAACTTCTGTAATTACCATAAGTCTGGTTGAATATACCAGGGGCAAGTCTTACAATTTTGTTAATGTTTTTAGAGAAATTCAGACCAACATCAAATTTAAACGGACTATCAGATTTTTTTCCATAATGATAAGCTACATTAAATTCGATCCCTTTATTGCTCATATCACCAATATTTACATAAGGAGAACTACCCATTCCGACTACACTTGAAGGCTGCGGAAGGTTATAAAGCATGTCAGAAGTCTTTTTGTTATACCAGTCTGCTGATCCGTCAAAAGTACCATCCAGTAAGGTAAAGTCAATACCTACGTTCAGAGATTTTACAGATTCCCATTTGATATCCGGATTCTGATAGGCATTCTGCCATACTCCGGTAGTTAAGCCATTTCCTCCGCCAACTGCATAAGCTGCATTCACGATAGAACTCTGGAATCTGTTGATATATTGGTTTGAAGGTATTCTCTGATTACCCGTTTCTCCATAACCAACACGGAACTTTAAGTCAGTTACCCACTTCACATTTTTCATAAAGTCCTCTTCAGAAATTCTCCATGCAGCACTTGCGGCAGGGAAATATCCGTATTTGTTAGCCGGACCAAAATTAGATGAACCATCACGACGCAGGGTAATACTGGCAAGATAACGGTCATGATAAGAGTAATCAACTTTACCAAATAAAGAGAAAAGTGAACCTACTGCACCATAACTGGAGTTACTGATGTTTGAAGAACCCGTATTCAGGTAATAATAGTCCTGGTTACCTAAAAGGAAGAAGTCATTTCTGGCTGCATTCAGCTGACGGGATTTAGACCTGATTGCCTCAGTACCGACCAATACATTCAGTCTGTGTTTATCATTAAATACTTTACTGTAATTCAGTGTGTTTGACCAGGTCCACTCCGTAGTATAACCCA
This portion of the Pedobacter lusitanus genome encodes:
- a CDS encoding GMC oxidoreductase; protein product: MNLNTKANAQNTYDAIVVGSGISGGWAAKELTEKGLKVLLLERGRNIEHIKDYTTAMKKPWEFEHRGKLTEAQKDAHPVQKRDYPYQEFNESFWVNDHECPYTEVKRFDWYRGFHVGGKSLMWGRQSYRFSDLNFEDNKKDGHGIDWPIRYKDLSPWYDHVEKFAGISGQVENWPALPDGHFLPPMEMNCVEKDVKKRIEEKWNKSRIMTIGRTANLTVPHGGRGSCQYRDRCSRGCPFGAYFSTQSSTLPAAVATGNLTLRPFSLVDHIVYDKETQKATGVVIIDSETKEHIEYFAKIVFVNGSTLGSTFLLLNSTSAEHPNGLGNGSGELGHNLMDHHFRCGASGDAEGFEDKYTYGRRANGIYIPRYQNMGGDKRDYLRGFGYQGGASRSGWHKDVAELAFGGDFKDLMTQPGVWKMGLGGFGEALPYHENRVYIDKTKKDKWGMPVLAIDCEFKGNEEKMRIDMMNDAAEMLEAAGIKNVQTYDAGSTPGMAIHEQGTARMGNDPKTSVLNKWNQMHEVKNVFVTDGSCMPSIACQNPSLTFMALTARAADYAVSELKKGNL
- a CDS encoding SusC/RagA family TonB-linked outer membrane protein — protein: MQRNLPLFKRGFLLLCLGLSFAIGAMAQSKITGKVIASDDKLPVIGASIKIKNSPGGTTTDGNGAFALNVKPTDILVVSFVGYGTKEVPVGKQSNITITLLADNNNLTEVIVTGYSSQRKKDLTGSVAVVNMGLLKSQPAASAVEALQGKATGVQIINDGAPGGTPQIRIRGISTINNNEPLYVIDGVPFEGKLSWLNQNDIESLQVLKDASSASIYGSRANNGVVIITTKKGVAGAPRITLDSYYGTQVPRKGSFPKMMTPQQYAQYVFDGYTNAGKTIAAGTNYGSGSTPVLPDYLVAGSKTGQEITAADLDMSKYNYSRDPKTFYQITRANKQGTNWFDEITDVAPIQNYQLSATGGGENATYTFSGGYLDQKGTLKYTGFKRYNFRSNTNISAFNKRVRFGENAQYSYSEGYGLGVNQNGSGDYQDQGSALGWAYRIPTIIPVYDEGGNFAGSRGSQLGNAENPLAFLYRGKDNKNKSNFFFGNVYAEGDILPGLVLKTNFGLRYENYNGLSMRYPNLEFSEGNNSNSLSEYMGYTTEWTWSNTLNYSKVFNDKHRLNVLVGTEAIRSKSRQLNAARNDFFLLGNQDYYYLNTGSSNISNSSYGAVGSLFSLFGKVDYSYHDRYLASITLRRDGSSNFGPANKYGYFPAASAAWRISEEDFMKNVKWVTDLKFRVGYGETGNQRIPSNQYINRFQSSIVNAAYAVGGGNGLTTGVWQNAYQNPDIKWESVKSLNVGIDFTLLDGTFDGSADWYNKKTSDMLYNLPQPSSVVGMGSSPYVNIGDMSNKGIEFNVAYHYGKKSDSPFKFDVGLNFSKNINKIVRLAPGIFNQTYGNYRSLQTSVLQEGSPFGSFYGYKTVGIYQSAADIANNPSYTGARVGGLRYADINGDGVIDPKDRTVIGNPNPDFTYGINLNASYKNWDIATFFYGVQGNDLFEATRYFTDFPSFDGAKSTRLLNAWSPTNTSSQIPSAYTGASDLEYASSSYYVQKGSFFRLKNIQIGYSIPTAKAFGPKSGISKLRVYVSATNLFTITKYTGLDPEVSQTRDASVSVGGASPPADTFSALGVDKGVYPSPRQFLIGINVGF
- a CDS encoding right-handed parallel beta-helix repeat-containing protein, whose translation is MDNFAPLQSATIAELRAINSTTTLSDQFYVTNKGHEGIWYYDPADTTSADNTATVLVSQNGRRLKRVFESEISVTWFGAKGDGNTDDTVSIQNAINFAADNVSVRIPKGTFLIRADFEFYDDHASGFLIDKGGIYLNDNSTLLLDEECYLKAVGTLKQASNVIRIHEKKNVTIKGGHIIGDRYYTGKNNGEWGYGLAISGCENVYVENLKASDCWGDGFNLQVTTGDKGITINKHIYFNKCISNNNRRQGLSIEGGTDLTFFACQFTNTRGKGPECGVDIEPYSVDNLVDNVLFDRCYFKNNAAAGLQIWGNSISNVKALNCIFTGDDTGAGKGYHHLATGHNPKNITWESCNFDNGVNQTDKRGATIRGGTDLLFLNNTITAVHFQINEDPGTDNLDIYITYSIIFKGNTFVSDDQSGNNLASLGSTNVCKAIIIENNIFNCVNSANKAGLVIYLESKSNQLKFNTFLNIKNGIVLGGNVTSEISFNTFHNSISHLIEVRDNAIINGNTFYGPCSLNTDLNHTESIIRIKQSGSTEINGNDVIIQNNIIHEKGIRDTQNTSKAKCILGFDNAAIVQRLDFINNKVISPSNPTPLRDIGTVDAEYTDFFVSRKNLYQPADSASYNIPTYGYLPHRVKAGDMVFLQDTPEFLLIMTPFIFNPDGTTVYPTFINFKKVPDNPPV
- a CDS encoding YebC/PmpR family DNA-binding transcriptional regulator, whose translation is MGRAFEFRKERKFKRWAKMAVQFTRIGKEIVMAVKDGGPNPETNSRLRTAIQNSKAVNMPKDRVDAAIKRASNKDENGYEEHVYEGYALHGVAVLIETATDNTNRTVANVRSYFSKTGGSLGKTGSLDFIFNRKSIFRFVPGEKDMEELEFELIDAGLEELYLESDEEGNDIAVVQTAFEDFGKMQKALEDLGFEMKSAKLERIALSTTPISEEQAADVLKLIDKLEEDDDVQAVYHNMAE
- a CDS encoding NAD-dependent epimerase/dehydratase family protein, with the protein product MTEKILVLGSNGQIGTELVTALRKTYGEDNVVACDIRRPDYDIKNSGPFEFVNVLEKDTLNTIFNKYKPTQVYLLAALLSATGEQNPKLAWDLNMNGLLNILDLAIVYKTAKVYWPSSIAVFGPNSPKDQTSQYCVMDPNTVYGISKLAGERWCEYYFQKYGLDVRSIRYPGLISWKAAPGGGTTDYAIHIFHDALKKASYASFLSAETELPMMYMDDAIRGTIELMDAPADRISIRSSYNFAGVSFTPEILAAEIRKHIPEFTLTYTANDPRQEIAASWPRSMDDQVAKLDWGWKPEFDLSRITTDMLNNLKKIG
- a CDS encoding prolyl oligopeptidase family serine peptidase; its protein translation is MKHFKLILCFSLLFTLQTKAQDFKKYDKGSFIDGKDSISYRILFPEHFDPKQKYPVLFFLHGRGESGKDNVKQLLHGGALFLKNDFRQQYPAIIIFPQCPEESFWANVKMTVDSAGKRTFDYQKGGKPTTSMKALLGMIDNILDKPYINHKQVYVGGLSMGGMGTFELLRRKPKTFAAAFAICGGDNIANVDKYKHVPLWIFHGGKDDVVPAEGSTAIANQLKIIGKEVKFTLYPDANHNSWDDAFAEPKLLSWLFSHQK
- a CDS encoding gluconate 2-dehydrogenase subunit 3 family protein, whose translation is MERREAVRNIAFLMGGALSATTIGVFLDSCNTPSAKNGSGLFSADQDQMITEIADIIIPTTKTPGAKAAGVGPWISMMVRDCYPKEAQDVFVKGLEDLEARSKKEYNNSFLKISVKEREQLLGKVRDETVAAQKADGEKNAAAEKAKSKALTNTVKAAKYGPQGPSYFFAIARDLTMLGYFTSEIGATQALQYVDVPGRYDGCIDLKPGQKVYA
- a CDS encoding RagB/SusD family nutrient uptake outer membrane protein, which gives rise to MKHLKYIFLSFLICSILSCKKEFLTVQPQGELTDKQLTTQDGVEGLLVGAYGLLNGNVNGTWGNYGAAPSQWLFGEVASDNAHKGSSNGDQPNMNAIERHAPTSTNDNLSNLWDRCFEGIQRCNNTLKILTALQAGQGTAKFDDARAKEIQGEARLLRAHYYFFLVRVFKAVPYVTEATNGAIVPNDKDIYPNIVDDLQFAVANLSTTKPKGQKGRMDKYAAQAYLGKVFLYQKKYPEAYALLNAVIAAKPSLINLPYSDNFDITKEDGPESIVTVEHSVGTDGTGGDNGNVGDMLNFPYGSAPINCCGFFQPTIDLANSFKVDASGLPLLDGSYRTNPYTSDLGLTADQKKTYAVDKTLALDPRIESTLGRRGIPFRDWGLMPGDDWIRDASNGGPFLAVKNTIEVAQMSSGTAPGSTNVTGLNVNLIRLGDIYLMAAECAVETGDLGTALTLVNAVRQRAAKITPQTINGAAAAAYKVGLYTSFPSADYARNAVRFERRLELALEGHRFFDLVRWGIAKTTLESYFKFEGGYFDYLKNITLKPRDEYFPLPQDQIDRSQGKLVQSPGY